A genomic stretch from Pseudomonas sp. MUP55 includes:
- the catA gene encoding catechol 1,2-dioxygenase — protein sequence MSIRLSQTAHAQQFLEEASGNLNDGGNPRAKALIYRILRDTVNIIEDLEVTPEEFWKAVNYLNELGKHQEAGLLAAGLGLEHYLDLLMDAADVEAGKSGGTPRTIEGPLYVAGAPLSTYEARLDDGKDDAVPLFMRGQVRDTDGKPLAGAIVDVWQANTGGTYSWFDPSQSEFNLRRRIETDAQGNYRFRSIVPSGYGCPPTGPTQQLLDQLGRHGQRPAHIHFFISAPGHRHLTTQINLSDDPYLHDDFAYATRDELIAEIRFSDDPQLAREFGVEGRFAQIDFDFELQVAAAPLEQQRLQRVRALED from the coding sequence ATGTCCATCCGACTGTCCCAGACGGCCCACGCCCAGCAGTTTCTCGAAGAAGCCAGCGGTAACCTCAATGACGGTGGCAACCCGCGCGCCAAGGCGTTGATCTACCGGATCCTGCGCGACACCGTGAACATCATCGAAGACCTGGAAGTGACCCCGGAAGAATTCTGGAAGGCGGTCAATTACCTCAACGAGTTGGGCAAGCACCAGGAAGCTGGCCTGCTCGCCGCCGGGTTGGGTCTGGAGCATTACCTGGACTTGCTGATGGACGCCGCCGACGTCGAAGCCGGCAAGTCCGGTGGCACCCCGCGCACCATCGAAGGCCCGCTGTATGTGGCCGGTGCGCCGCTGTCCACCTACGAAGCACGGCTGGACGATGGCAAGGACGACGCCGTGCCGCTGTTCATGCGCGGGCAGGTGCGCGACACCGACGGCAAGCCGTTGGCCGGGGCGATTGTCGATGTGTGGCAGGCCAATACCGGCGGCACCTATTCCTGGTTTGATCCCAGCCAGTCGGAATTCAACCTGCGCCGACGCATCGAGACCGACGCCCAGGGCAACTATCGTTTTCGCAGCATCGTGCCGTCCGGCTACGGCTGCCCGCCGACCGGGCCGACCCAGCAGTTGCTCGACCAGTTGGGGCGCCACGGGCAGCGTCCGGCGCACATTCACTTCTTCATCTCGGCGCCGGGCCATCGGCACCTGACCACCCAGATCAACCTGTCGGACGATCCGTACCTGCACGATGATTTTGCCTACGCCACCCGCGACGAACTGATCGCCGAGATTCGCTTCAGCGACGATCCGCAACTGGCGCGGGAGTTTGGCGTGGAGGGCAGGTTTGCACAGATTGATTTCGACTTTGAACTGCAGGTAGCCGCTGCCCCGCTAGAGCAACAACGCCTGCAGCGCGTGCGCGCTCTCGAAGACTGA
- the kynU gene encoding kynureninase: MTTRSHCQALDAQDPLAPLRSEFALPAGVIYLDGNSLGARPVAALQRAQQVIEQEWGNGLIRSWNSAGWAELSQRLGNRLAPLIGAREGEVVITDTTSINLFKVLSAALSVQRQRQPSRKVIVSEASNFPTDLYIAEGLAELLQQGYSLRLVNSPDELPQAIDQDVAVVMLTHVNYKTGYMYDMRALTALSHECGALSLWDLAHSAGAVPIDLHAAGADYAIGCTYKYLNGGPGSQAFVWVHPALVDLVRQPLSGWFGHTRQFAMEANYAPSAGILRYLCGTQPITSLAMVECGLEVFERTDMSHLRSKSLALTDLFIALVESRCAAHNLVLITPREHARRGSHVSFEHPQGYAVIQALIARGVIGDYREPRIMRFGFTPLYTSFTEVWDAVEILGDILDNDTWDQPQFKVRHSVT; encoded by the coding sequence ATGACCACCCGAAGCCATTGCCAAGCCCTCGACGCTCAGGACCCGCTGGCGCCATTGCGCAGCGAGTTTGCTCTGCCCGCAGGCGTGATCTACCTCGACGGCAACTCCCTGGGCGCGCGCCCGGTTGCAGCGTTGCAACGGGCACAACAGGTGATCGAGCAGGAGTGGGGCAATGGCTTGATCCGCAGCTGGAACAGCGCCGGCTGGGCAGAGCTGTCCCAGCGCCTGGGCAATCGCCTGGCGCCGCTGATCGGCGCACGGGAAGGCGAAGTGGTCATCACCGATACCACCTCCATCAACCTGTTCAAGGTGCTCAGCGCCGCGCTGAGCGTGCAGCGCCAGCGCCAGCCTTCGCGCAAGGTGATCGTCAGCGAAGCCAGCAACTTTCCCACCGACCTGTACATCGCCGAGGGCCTCGCCGAGCTGCTGCAACAGGGTTACTCCCTGCGTCTGGTCAACAGCCCGGATGAACTGCCCCAAGCCATCGACCAGGACGTGGCGGTGGTGATGCTCACCCACGTCAACTACAAGACCGGCTACATGTACGACATGCGCGCGCTCACCGCCTTGAGCCATGAATGCGGCGCGCTGAGTCTCTGGGACCTGGCGCATTCGGCGGGCGCGGTGCCCATCGACCTGCACGCGGCCGGGGCGGATTACGCGATTGGCTGCACTTACAAATACCTCAATGGCGGTCCCGGTTCCCAGGCGTTCGTGTGGGTCCACCCGGCATTGGTGGACCTGGTCCGCCAGCCGCTGTCGGGCTGGTTCGGGCATACCCGACAGTTCGCGATGGAAGCCAACTATGCGCCGAGCGCCGGCATCCTGCGCTACCTGTGCGGCACCCAGCCGATTACCTCATTGGCCATGGTGGAATGCGGCCTGGAGGTTTTCGAACGCACCGATATGAGCCACCTGCGCAGCAAGTCGCTGGCCTTGACCGACCTGTTTATCGCGTTGGTTGAAAGCCGCTGTGCAGCCCACAACCTTGTGCTGATCACGCCCCGCGAACATGCGCGGCGCGGCAGCCATGTGAGCTTCGAACACCCCCAGGGCTATGCAGTGATCCAGGCCCTGATCGCCCGTGGCGTGATCGGCGACTATCGCGAGCCGCGCATCATGCGATTCGGTTTCACCCCGCTGTACACCAGCTTCACCGAAGTGTGGGACGCCGTGGAAATCCTCGGTGACATTCTCGACAACGACACCTGGGACCAGCCGCAGTTCAAAGTTCGCCATAGCGTCACCTGA
- a CDS encoding Lrp/AsnC family transcriptional regulator: protein MILDATDLRLLHFLQQDGRISNQELAEKVALSPSACLRRLRLLESEGVISGYRAVLNAEQLGIELEAIVHLSLRQDVEDWHETFIKKVQGWPEVASAYVITGASNYVLRVQARNLKHFSDFIVNHLNRTAGVMDIRSEIVLQKIKDRDEVLNLVIRK, encoded by the coding sequence ATGATTCTTGACGCCACCGACCTGCGCCTCCTGCATTTCCTGCAACAGGATGGCCGTATCAGCAACCAGGAACTGGCGGAAAAAGTCGCGCTGTCGCCCTCCGCGTGCCTGCGTCGTCTGCGCCTGCTGGAGAGCGAAGGCGTGATCAGCGGCTATCGGGCGGTGCTCAACGCCGAGCAGTTGGGCATCGAGCTGGAGGCCATCGTGCACCTGTCATTGCGCCAGGATGTGGAAGACTGGCATGAGACGTTCATCAAGAAAGTGCAGGGTTGGCCGGAAGTGGCCAGCGCCTATGTGATCACCGGCGCCAGTAACTATGTGCTGCGAGTGCAGGCGCGCAACCTCAAGCATTTTTCCGACTTTATCGTGAACCACCTGAACCGCACGGCGGGGGTGATGGACATACGTTCGGAGATTGTGTTGCAGAAGATCAAGGATCGGGATGAGGTGTTGAATCTGGTTATTCGCAAATAA
- the catC gene encoding muconolactone Delta-isomerase → MLFHVKMTVNLPLDMPAERAASLKAEEKALAQRLQHEGKWRHLWRIAGHYANYSVFDVDSVQDLHDTLMQLPLFPYMAIEVNPLCRHPSSIHDDDR, encoded by the coding sequence ATGTTGTTCCACGTAAAGATGACCGTGAACCTGCCGCTCGACATGCCAGCCGAGCGCGCTGCCAGCCTCAAGGCCGAAGAAAAAGCGCTCGCGCAGCGCCTGCAACACGAAGGCAAATGGCGCCACCTGTGGCGCATCGCCGGGCACTACGCCAACTACAGCGTGTTCGATGTCGACAGCGTGCAAGACCTGCACGACACGCTGATGCAACTGCCGTTGTTTCCCTATATGGCCATCGAAGTGAACCCGCTGTGCCGGCACCCGTCGTCGATCCATGACGACGACCGCTGA
- the antA gene encoding anthranilate 1,2-dioxygenase large subunit, producing the protein MSGARNVEQWKTFIESCLDFRPADEVFRIARDMFTEPELFDLEMELIFEKNWIYACHESELANNHDFVTLRAGRQPMIITRDGEGRLNALINACQHRGTTLTRVGKGNQSTFTCPFHAWCYKSDGRLVKVKAPGEYPEGFDKATRGLKKARIDSYKGFVFISLDVNGTDSLEDFLGDAKVFFDMMVAQSATGELEVLPGKSAYTYDGNWKLQNENGLDGYHVSTVHYNYVATVQHRQQVNTENGASTGATLDYSKLGAGDANTDDGWFAFKNGHSLLFSDMPNPSVRSGYATIMPRLVAEHGQQKAEWMMHRLRNLNIYPSLFFLDQISSQLRIIRPLAWNKTEIISQCLGVKNESDADRENRIRQFEDFFNVSGMGTPDDLVEFREAQRGFQGRLERWSDISRGSHRWETGPTPNSEAIGIQPAMTGTEFTHEGLYVNQHRNWQQFLLDGLDQQALKLREVK; encoded by the coding sequence ATGAGTGGTGCAAGAAACGTCGAACAGTGGAAAACCTTTATCGAAAGTTGCCTGGACTTTCGCCCGGCCGATGAAGTGTTCCGCATCGCTCGCGACATGTTTACCGAGCCCGAACTGTTCGACCTGGAAATGGAACTGATCTTCGAGAAGAACTGGATCTACGCCTGCCACGAAAGCGAACTGGCCAATAACCACGACTTCGTGACCCTGCGCGCCGGGCGCCAGCCGATGATCATCACCCGCGACGGCGAAGGCCGGCTCAATGCGCTGATCAATGCCTGCCAGCATCGCGGCACCACCCTGACTCGCGTGGGCAAGGGCAACCAGTCCACGTTCACCTGCCCGTTCCACGCCTGGTGCTACAAGAGCGACGGCCGGCTGGTGAAGGTCAAGGCGCCGGGGGAATACCCGGAAGGTTTCGACAAGGCCACGCGCGGCCTGAAAAAGGCACGCATCGACAGCTACAAGGGCTTTGTGTTTATCAGCCTCGACGTGAACGGCACTGACAGCCTGGAAGACTTCCTGGGTGATGCCAAAGTGTTCTTCGACATGATGGTGGCGCAGTCCGCCACCGGTGAGCTGGAGGTGCTGCCGGGCAAGTCCGCCTACACCTACGATGGCAACTGGAAGCTGCAAAACGAAAACGGCCTGGACGGTTATCACGTCAGCACCGTGCACTACAACTACGTGGCCACGGTGCAGCATCGCCAGCAGGTGAATACCGAAAATGGCGCCAGTACCGGCGCCACCCTGGACTACAGCAAGCTCGGCGCCGGCGATGCCAACACCGATGACGGCTGGTTCGCCTTCAAGAACGGCCACAGCCTGTTGTTCAGCGACATGCCCAACCCCAGCGTGCGCTCCGGCTACGCCACCATCATGCCGCGCCTGGTGGCGGAACACGGCCAGCAGAAAGCCGAATGGATGATGCACCGCCTGCGCAACCTGAATATCTACCCGAGCCTGTTCTTTCTCGACCAGATCAGCTCCCAGTTGCGCATCATCCGCCCGCTGGCGTGGAACAAGACCGAGATCATCAGCCAGTGCCTGGGGGTGAAGAACGAGTCCGACGCCGACCGCGAAAACCGCATTCGCCAGTTCGAGGATTTCTTCAACGTGTCGGGCATGGGCACGCCGGATGACCTGGTGGAATTTCGCGAGGCCCAGCGGGGTTTCCAGGGCCGCCTGGAGCGCTGGAGCGATATCTCGCGCGGCAGCCATCGCTGGGAAACCGGGCCGACGCCCAACAGCGAAGCCATTGGCATCCAGCCCGCCATGACCGGCACCGAATTCACCCACGAAGGCCTGTACGTCAACCAGCACCGCAACTGGCAGCAGTTCCTGCTCGACGGCCTGGACCAGCAAGCGCTGAAACTGCGGGAGGTGAAGTGA
- a CDS encoding AraC family transcriptional regulator — protein sequence MSSQTRDIRIQRFDLEGACSWMSGICGPHRLATATPERLRFHHSANVFKSRATTLGVIEYGTDVTIDIEDAEHFSSYSLSLPLIGEQELSKNGERLSSNRDQGVIISPNEHQVLAISGDCRKLQVVITRAAMSESLEGLLQRPIEAPLRFEPVMDAVDGAPASWWRMARYFIAEFERSSELYEQAAFTRDLESSLIKGLILAQPNNYSEELRDVLGVKLPHYLIRARQYLHDNAREAVHLEDLEAVAGVSRFKLFDAFRKYFALSPMAYLKKHRLGAVRQEILEHGTTRTISEIALGWGFTHLGRFSAEYRKLFDESPSQTLQRKRLRSL from the coding sequence ATGAGTAGCCAGACACGTGATATCCGTATTCAACGCTTCGACCTGGAGGGCGCCTGCAGCTGGATGTCCGGCATCTGCGGGCCCCATCGTTTGGCAACGGCCACGCCTGAACGCCTGCGTTTTCACCACAGTGCCAACGTGTTCAAGTCCCGCGCCACCACCCTGGGCGTGATCGAATATGGCACCGACGTGACCATCGACATCGAAGACGCCGAACACTTCAGCAGCTACAGCCTGAGCCTGCCGCTGATCGGCGAGCAGGAGCTGAGCAAGAACGGCGAGCGCCTGAGCTCCAACCGTGACCAGGGCGTGATCATCTCCCCCAACGAGCATCAGGTGCTGGCGATTTCCGGTGACTGCCGCAAGTTGCAGGTGGTGATCACACGCGCCGCCATGAGCGAATCCCTGGAAGGTTTGCTGCAACGGCCGATCGAGGCGCCGCTGCGGTTCGAACCGGTGATGGACGCGGTGGACGGTGCTCCGGCGTCATGGTGGCGCATGGCACGCTACTTCATTGCCGAGTTCGAGCGCAGCAGCGAACTGTACGAGCAAGCGGCCTTCACCCGGGACCTGGAAAGCTCACTGATCAAGGGCCTGATCCTGGCGCAGCCGAACAACTACTCCGAAGAACTGCGCGACGTGCTCGGCGTGAAGCTGCCGCACTACCTGATCCGGGCGCGCCAGTACCTGCACGACAACGCGCGCGAGGCGGTGCACCTGGAAGACCTGGAGGCAGTGGCCGGCGTGTCGCGCTTCAAGCTGTTCGATGCGTTTCGCAAATACTTCGCGCTGTCGCCCATGGCGTATCTGAAGAAGCATCGGCTGGGGGCGGTGCGCCAGGAAATCCTCGAGCATGGCACCACGCGGACCATCTCCGAGATAGCCCTGGGCTGGGGGTTTACTCACCTGGGACGGTTCTCGGCGGAGTACCGCAAACTGTTCGATGAATCCCCCAGCCAGACCCTGCAACGCAAGCGCCTGCGCAGCCTCTAG
- a CDS encoding muconate cycloisomerase family protein, translated as MPNCPIESIETVIVDLPTIRPHKLAMHTLQKQTLVIIRLRCADGIEGIGESTTIGGLSYGNESPESIKTNIDQHFAPLLLGQDASNINAAMLRLERSIRGNTFAKSGIESALLDALGKRLNLPVSELLGGRVRDALPVAWTLASGNTAQDIAEAEKMLDLRRHRIFKLKIGAGEVGRDLAHVIAIKQALGERASVRVDVNQAWDEAVALRACKVLGDHGIDLIEQPISRNNRGGMARLNLSSPAPIMADESIECVEDAFNLAREGAASVFALKIAKNGGPRAVLRTAAIAEAAGIGLYGGTMLEGGIGTLASAHAFLTLNKLAWDTELFGPLLLTEDILTEPPLYRDFQLHVSTAPGLGLAIDEERLAFFRRDKH; from the coding sequence ATGCCGAATTGCCCCATCGAGTCGATAGAAACCGTCATCGTCGATCTGCCCACCATTCGCCCGCACAAGCTGGCGATGCACACCCTGCAGAAGCAGACCCTGGTGATCATCCGCCTGCGTTGCGCCGATGGCATAGAAGGCATTGGCGAGTCCACCACCATCGGTGGCCTGAGCTATGGCAACGAGAGCCCTGAGAGCATCAAGACCAACATCGACCAGCACTTCGCGCCGCTGTTGCTCGGCCAGGACGCGAGCAATATCAACGCGGCCATGTTGCGCCTGGAGCGCAGCATCCGCGGCAACACCTTCGCCAAGTCGGGTATTGAAAGCGCCTTGCTCGATGCCCTTGGCAAGCGCCTGAATCTGCCGGTGAGCGAACTGCTCGGCGGGCGTGTGCGCGATGCGTTGCCGGTGGCCTGGACCCTGGCCAGCGGCAACACCGCACAAGACATTGCCGAGGCCGAGAAGATGCTGGACCTGCGCCGCCACCGCATCTTCAAGTTGAAAATCGGCGCGGGCGAAGTCGGCCGCGACCTGGCCCATGTGATCGCGATCAAGCAGGCGCTGGGTGAGCGCGCCAGCGTGCGGGTCGACGTCAACCAGGCCTGGGACGAGGCCGTGGCGCTACGTGCCTGCAAGGTCCTGGGTGACCACGGTATCGACCTGATCGAGCAGCCGATCTCGCGCAATAACCGAGGCGGCATGGCGCGGCTGAACCTGTCGAGCCCGGCGCCGATCATGGCCGATGAATCCATCGAATGCGTCGAAGATGCCTTCAACCTGGCCCGCGAAGGCGCGGCCTCGGTGTTCGCCCTCAAGATCGCCAAGAACGGCGGCCCGCGCGCGGTACTGCGCACGGCGGCGATTGCCGAAGCGGCGGGCATCGGCCTCTACGGCGGCACCATGCTCGAAGGCGGCATCGGCACCCTGGCCTCGGCTCACGCCTTTCTCACGCTGAACAAGCTGGCGTGGGACACCGAGCTGTTCGGCCCGTTGCTGCTCACCGAAGACATCCTCACCGAGCCGCCGCTGTACCGCGATTTCCAGCTGCATGTCTCCACCGCACCGGGCCTGGGCCTGGCGATCGATGAAGAGCGCCTGGCGTTCTTCCGTCGTGACAAACACTAA
- a CDS encoding amino acid permease: protein MTTPDNGFAEITHRELGLRRQLTSGQMSMIAIGGAIGTGLFMGSAYAIGYAGPSVLLSYAIGALITLILMGCLAEMTVAHSTSGSFGAYAEFYISPLAGFLVRYAYWAAIVLAVGAEVTAVAMYMKYWFANVPEWVWIVSFSSVLILLNAISVKTFGNFEYWFSTIKISAIVGFIILAVYVVFGSGNPDYGVQNYTAHDGFFPHGLTGMWMAVIVSIFSYLSVEMIAVAAGEAADPERAVKKAFRATIVRLVVFYLLTLALMLAIVPWNQAGQAQSPFVTVMQTIGIPGATGVMNFVILIAALSAMNSQLYITTRMMFSLSRAGFAPRSMGALSKSGIPFNALLLSSSGIALATLLNVIYPQSSFTLMMAISMFGAIFTWFMIFLTHLFFRRYRKRHGAPKLSFELRLFPYSTLLGLVLMGAVMITTYFTEAFKMTLVFGVPFLLILSAVYYGFFRKGRAKVSNKALA, encoded by the coding sequence GTGACCACGCCAGACAACGGCTTTGCAGAAATTACCCACCGCGAACTGGGCCTCCGGCGCCAGCTCACTTCCGGGCAGATGAGCATGATCGCCATCGGCGGCGCCATTGGCACCGGGCTGTTCATGGGCAGCGCCTACGCGATTGGCTACGCCGGGCCCAGCGTGCTGCTGAGCTACGCCATCGGTGCGCTGATCACCTTGATCCTGATGGGGTGCCTAGCGGAGATGACGGTGGCCCATTCCACCTCCGGCTCCTTTGGCGCCTACGCCGAGTTCTACATCAGCCCGCTGGCCGGGTTCCTGGTGCGGTATGCCTACTGGGCGGCGATTGTATTGGCCGTGGGGGCCGAGGTGACGGCGGTTGCGATGTACATGAAGTACTGGTTCGCCAACGTGCCGGAATGGGTGTGGATCGTGTCGTTTTCCAGCGTGCTGATTCTGCTCAACGCGATCAGCGTGAAGACCTTCGGCAACTTCGAATACTGGTTCTCCACCATCAAGATCAGCGCCATCGTCGGCTTCATCATCCTGGCGGTGTACGTGGTGTTCGGCTCGGGCAACCCGGATTATGGCGTGCAGAACTACACGGCCCATGACGGTTTTTTCCCCCACGGGCTGACCGGTATGTGGATGGCGGTGATCGTGTCGATCTTCAGCTATTTGAGTGTGGAGATGATCGCCGTGGCGGCCGGTGAAGCGGCCGACCCGGAGCGGGCGGTGAAGAAAGCCTTTCGCGCAACCATCGTGCGCCTGGTGGTGTTCTACCTGCTGACCCTGGCGCTGATGCTCGCCATCGTACCTTGGAACCAGGCCGGCCAGGCCCAGAGCCCGTTCGTCACGGTGATGCAGACCATCGGCATTCCCGGCGCCACCGGGGTGATGAACTTCGTGATCCTGATCGCGGCGCTGTCGGCGATGAACAGCCAGCTCTACATCACCACGCGCATGATGTTCAGCCTGTCCCGCGCAGGTTTTGCGCCCAGGTCCATGGGCGCGTTGAGCAAGAGCGGCATCCCGTTCAATGCCTTGCTGCTGTCCAGCTCCGGTATCGCGTTGGCGACCCTGCTTAACGTGATATACCCGCAAAGTTCGTTCACGCTGATGATGGCGATCTCGATGTTCGGCGCAATCTTCACCTGGTTCATGATCTTCCTCACCCACTTGTTTTTCCGGCGCTACCGCAAGCGCCATGGCGCGCCGAAGCTGTCCTTCGAGCTGCGACTGTTTCCCTACAGCACGCTGCTGGGCCTGGTGCTGATGGGCGCGGTGATGATCACCACGTATTTTACCGAGGCGTTCAAGATGACCCTGGTGTTTGGCGTGCCGTTCCTGCTGATCCTCAGCGCGGTGTACTACGGGTTTTTCCGCAAGGGCAGGGCCAAGGTGTCGAACAAGGCCCTGGCATAA
- a CDS encoding LysR substrate-binding domain-containing protein, giving the protein MHFDLIDLRLYLHILDSGNITAGAARSHLSLAAASARIRAMEGSLGIQLLERGRRGVTPTPAGKALGRHARLLLQQAEHLQHDLAEYANGVKGQVRLLCNTTALSEYLPERLADFLCEHPNLDIDLQELPSLRITHALRQGTADLGIISDAVDTTGLQTLPFHDDPLVLIMPLAHPLASGTVSFVDSLQHDYVGLAAGSALAVYLEEQALHAGFRLQTRIRAEGFDGVIRMVARGAGLGIVPQAALDRWPQQERIKAQPLKEDWACRQLLLCARSFDQLPGYARALFDTLALPLRKNP; this is encoded by the coding sequence ATGCACTTTGATCTGATCGACCTGCGCCTCTACCTGCACATACTCGACAGCGGCAACATCACCGCCGGCGCCGCTCGCAGCCATTTATCCCTGGCTGCCGCCAGCGCTCGCATTCGGGCAATGGAGGGGTCACTGGGCATCCAATTGCTCGAACGCGGCCGCCGTGGCGTCACCCCGACACCGGCCGGCAAAGCCCTGGGCCGCCACGCCCGCCTGCTGTTGCAACAGGCCGAGCATCTGCAACACGACCTGGCGGAGTACGCCAACGGCGTCAAAGGCCAGGTGCGCTTGCTGTGCAATACCACCGCCCTCAGCGAATACCTGCCGGAACGCTTGGCCGACTTTCTGTGCGAGCACCCCAACCTGGATATCGACCTGCAGGAGCTGCCCAGCCTGCGTATCACCCACGCCCTGCGCCAGGGCACGGCCGACCTGGGCATCATCTCCGATGCGGTGGACACAACCGGCTTGCAGACGCTGCCCTTTCACGACGACCCGCTGGTGCTGATCATGCCCCTGGCGCACCCGCTGGCGAGCGGCACGGTGAGTTTCGTCGACAGCCTGCAACACGACTATGTGGGCCTCGCCGCCGGCAGCGCGCTGGCGGTGTACCTGGAAGAGCAGGCGCTGCACGCAGGGTTTCGCCTGCAAACGCGCATTCGCGCCGAAGGTTTCGACGGGGTGATCCGCATGGTCGCCCGCGGTGCGGGCCTGGGCATCGTGCCCCAGGCCGCCCTTGACCGCTGGCCGCAACAAGAACGCATCAAGGCCCAGCCCCTCAAGGAGGACTGGGCCTGTCGCCAACTGCTGCTCTGCGCGCGCTCGTTCGACCAACTGCCCGGTTATGCCAGGGCCTTGTTCGACACCTTGGCCCTGCCCTTGCGGAAAAACCCGTAG
- the antB gene encoding anthranilate 1,2-dioxygenase small subunit, with protein MNAQLQYQIEQFFYRKSELCDAQDWDAYVQLFDPQSEFHLPQWDSEHVYTQDPKREMSLIYYANRSGLEDRVFRLRTGKAASATPMPRTLHLINNVRIGELADGGLEVRLNWHTLFYRLATSEQFYGQATYRLKPHGDSWLIMRKHALLLNDTINSVLDFYHL; from the coding sequence ATGAATGCCCAGTTGCAGTACCAGATCGAGCAATTCTTCTACCGCAAATCCGAACTGTGCGACGCCCAGGACTGGGACGCTTACGTTCAGCTGTTCGACCCGCAGAGTGAATTCCACCTGCCGCAATGGGACTCCGAACATGTCTACACCCAGGACCCGAAGCGCGAGATGTCGCTGATCTATTACGCCAACCGCTCGGGGCTGGAGGACCGGGTATTTCGCCTGCGCACCGGCAAGGCCGCCTCGGCCACGCCGATGCCGCGCACCTTGCACCTGATCAACAACGTGCGCATTGGCGAGCTGGCGGACGGCGGGCTGGAGGTACGGTTGAACTGGCACACGCTGTTCTACCGGCTGGCCACGTCGGAGCAGTTCTACGGGCAGGCTACCTATCGCCTCAAGCCACACGGCGACAGCTGGCTGATCATGCGCAAGCACGCGTTACTGCTCAACGACACCATCAACTCGGTGCTGGATTTCTATCACCTCTGA
- a CDS encoding LysR family transcriptional regulator produces MELRHLRYFQMLGETLNFTRAAERLHIAQPPLSRQIQQLEEELGVVLLERGRPLRLTEAGRFFYEHANVLLEQLGKVCDNTRRIGLGQKTWLGIGFAPSTLYGVLPELIRQLRSHESLELELGLSEMTTLQQVEALKAGRIDVGFGRIRIDDPAIVQRVLVEDRLVAVLPSGHPLLGAPASLAQLAAEPFVLYPGNPRPSYADHVIALFDAHGLNLQVAQWTNELQTAIGLVGAGMGVTLVPASVQVLHRADIGYTPIVEATATSPIILSRRVNDQSPGLRHCLQLVEELI; encoded by the coding sequence ATGGAACTGCGTCACCTGCGCTATTTCCAGATGCTGGGGGAAACCCTCAACTTCACCCGTGCCGCCGAGCGCCTGCACATTGCCCAGCCGCCACTGAGTCGGCAGATCCAGCAATTGGAGGAGGAACTGGGGGTGGTGCTGCTCGAGCGCGGCCGACCGCTGCGGCTGACCGAGGCCGGGCGGTTTTTCTATGAACATGCCAACGTGCTGCTCGAGCAGTTGGGCAAGGTGTGCGACAACACCCGGCGCATCGGCCTGGGCCAGAAGACCTGGCTGGGCATCGGCTTTGCGCCGTCGACCTTGTACGGCGTGTTGCCGGAACTGATTCGCCAGCTGCGCAGCCATGAGTCGCTGGAGCTGGAGTTGGGCTTGTCGGAGATGACCACCTTGCAGCAGGTCGAAGCCCTCAAAGCCGGGCGCATCGATGTGGGCTTCGGGCGGATCCGCATCGACGACCCGGCCATCGTCCAGCGTGTACTGGTGGAAGATCGACTGGTGGCGGTGTTGCCCAGCGGTCATCCGTTGCTGGGCGCGCCCGCGAGCCTTGCGCAGTTGGCCGCCGAGCCGTTTGTGCTCTACCCCGGCAACCCGCGGCCCAGCTATGCCGACCATGTGATCGCGCTGTTCGACGCCCACGGCCTGAATCTTCAAGTGGCGCAGTGGACCAACGAGCTGCAGACCGCCATCGGCCTGGTGGGCGCAGGCATGGGCGTGACGCTGGTGCCGGCGTCGGTGCAGGTGCTGCACCGGGCGGATATCGGTTACACGCCGATAGTGGAAGCCACCGCGACCTCGCCGATCATTCTCAGCCGACGGGTGAATGATCAATCGCCGGGGCTGCGGCATTGCTTGCAACTGGTCGAAGAGCTGATCTGA